One genomic window of Polyangium aurulentum includes the following:
- a CDS encoding MYXO-CTERM sorting domain-containing protein — protein MYPRAHLAPTLLLSLVGACSPAPDPSPIAAPGLDPASPPPSGANLYLSGEFPITEPVQGPAAGVKGHNAIAAGDGQWLVVWADRGENRTFEWSLLPLQSRLYAARVAADGTRLDPVPIALGEGHLPAVSFDGDNYLVVFAGDASCPLCAVRVGQDGTIQGAGKTVIASSTIVEEKNPPSWGRFAPHVAFDGKNHVVVWREEEAYKPAVRRARVSPQGMVLDPEGVTMPLMTYRNIAIASNGAGSIVVNYGYQAVEAIRLDALGAPIDATPIVIASVPESTSIDYRVEDVVAAFDGVNYVVAWSIDSYKKTDDRIYAARVTPGGAVLDGTPIVVATQTVPESTIFTEMSACAEGGQTNLFWSKADSFDEGLLFGVRLSGAGVVLDPTPFAPSPTFSRYTACASGNAGTLLSFVDMRGERSNILVNPDVMATRIATDGTVVDAPGMLLSSAANTQREPSAAFDGKQFMVAWVDHRDDVNTIRAARMTPQGDLIDTAGIEVAKSDGYYLGPRVVFDGQQFLVLWNRPDGYYLTDDDGGPHCNYMQAARIGKNGALLDAKPIDLPLCGHYFSSEPWAPSVAASVDGDGTLVAALQGHFDEPSTIHLVRVNKQGIATPVNVALPPLNYQAPPAMSFDGQNHLLTLRTDDSILGMRMTPAGVVLDPNGFPIAAGAGNVSHPVAIWTGTHHVISYNAGLDIRAVRVSPNGTAVDSTPLSLAPVKTIAFHDGAPSIAFDGQHVVVAFRDAGSYSDPRSIDLRAVALDVATGTVASTFTLSASALEEHPPALAGTTGGKVLAAYARFEPEAPLRADRLHGQILCVTEDCDASGSGGSGGAGGAGGSGGMAGAGGAGGMGGAGGSGGMGGAGGSGGAGGSGGAGGNGGGAGAPPGGPVVGCGCAIPSSGSTPAPLLSLGLLGLVWARRRRARAS, from the coding sequence ATGTACCCTCGCGCCCACCTCGCACCCACGCTTCTTCTGAGCCTCGTCGGCGCTTGCAGCCCCGCGCCCGACCCGTCGCCGATCGCCGCCCCCGGGCTCGATCCGGCCTCGCCTCCCCCCTCGGGAGCGAACCTCTACCTCTCCGGCGAGTTTCCGATCACCGAGCCCGTCCAGGGGCCGGCCGCCGGCGTCAAGGGGCACAACGCCATCGCCGCGGGCGACGGGCAGTGGCTCGTGGTCTGGGCCGACCGGGGGGAGAACCGCACGTTCGAGTGGTCCCTTCTCCCGTTGCAATCACGCCTCTATGCCGCCCGCGTCGCGGCCGACGGCACCCGGCTCGATCCGGTGCCGATCGCGCTCGGGGAGGGTCACCTGCCCGCGGTCTCCTTCGACGGCGACAATTACCTCGTCGTCTTCGCGGGCGACGCGAGCTGTCCGCTCTGCGCCGTGCGCGTCGGCCAGGACGGCACCATCCAGGGCGCGGGCAAGACCGTCATCGCGTCGAGCACGATCGTCGAGGAGAAGAACCCGCCCTCCTGGGGGCGCTTCGCCCCCCACGTCGCATTCGACGGCAAGAACCACGTCGTCGTGTGGCGCGAGGAGGAGGCCTACAAGCCCGCCGTGCGGCGCGCGCGCGTCTCGCCCCAGGGGATGGTGCTCGATCCCGAGGGCGTGACCATGCCCCTCATGACCTACCGTAACATCGCCATTGCCTCGAACGGCGCCGGGTCGATCGTCGTCAACTACGGCTACCAGGCCGTGGAGGCGATACGCCTCGACGCGCTGGGCGCCCCGATCGACGCGACGCCCATCGTCATCGCGTCGGTACCGGAGTCCACCAGCATCGATTACAGGGTCGAGGACGTCGTGGCCGCCTTCGACGGCGTCAATTACGTCGTGGCGTGGAGCATCGACTCTTACAAGAAGACGGACGACCGCATCTACGCGGCGCGCGTGACCCCCGGTGGCGCGGTCCTCGACGGGACGCCCATCGTCGTCGCCACGCAGACGGTCCCTGAATCCACGATTTTCACCGAGATGAGCGCCTGCGCCGAGGGGGGCCAGACGAACCTGTTCTGGTCGAAGGCCGACAGTTTCGACGAGGGCCTCCTGTTCGGGGTGCGCCTCTCCGGGGCCGGCGTGGTGCTCGATCCAACCCCCTTCGCGCCGAGCCCCACCTTCAGCCGGTACACCGCCTGCGCCTCGGGCAACGCCGGCACGCTGCTGTCCTTCGTCGACATGCGCGGCGAGCGCTCCAACATCCTCGTCAATCCCGATGTCATGGCCACACGGATCGCCACCGACGGGACGGTCGTCGACGCGCCCGGCATGCTCCTGTCGAGCGCCGCCAATACCCAGCGCGAGCCCTCCGCGGCCTTCGACGGCAAGCAATTCATGGTCGCCTGGGTCGACCATCGCGACGACGTGAACACGATCCGCGCCGCGCGCATGACGCCCCAGGGCGATCTGATCGATACGGCCGGGATCGAGGTCGCGAAGAGCGACGGCTACTACCTCGGGCCCCGGGTCGTCTTCGACGGGCAACAGTTCCTCGTGCTCTGGAATCGCCCGGACGGGTATTACCTCACCGACGACGATGGAGGTCCGCATTGCAACTACATGCAGGCCGCGCGCATCGGCAAAAATGGCGCGCTGCTCGACGCGAAGCCCATCGATCTGCCGCTGTGCGGCCATTACTTCAGCAGCGAGCCCTGGGCCCCGAGCGTCGCGGCCTCCGTGGACGGCGACGGGACGCTGGTGGCGGCGCTCCAGGGGCACTTCGACGAGCCGAGCACGATCCACCTGGTCCGCGTGAACAAGCAGGGCATCGCGACCCCCGTGAACGTCGCCCTGCCCCCCCTCAATTACCAGGCGCCGCCGGCGATGTCGTTCGATGGGCAAAACCACCTGCTCACCCTCCGAACGGATGACTCCATCCTCGGCATGCGCATGACGCCGGCGGGGGTCGTGCTCGATCCGAACGGCTTCCCCATCGCGGCCGGGGCTGGCAATGTCTCGCACCCGGTGGCGATCTGGACCGGCACGCACCACGTCATCAGCTACAACGCGGGGCTCGACATCCGTGCCGTGCGCGTCAGCCCCAATGGCACGGCGGTCGATTCCACGCCCTTGTCGCTGGCGCCCGTCAAGACGATCGCTTTCCACGACGGCGCTCCTTCCATCGCCTTCGACGGGCAGCACGTGGTCGTGGCATTCCGCGACGCCGGGTCGTACAGCGATCCGCGCTCGATCGACCTGCGCGCCGTCGCGCTCGACGTCGCGACGGGCACGGTCGCGTCGACGTTCACGCTCTCCGCGAGCGCGCTGGAGGAGCACCCGCCGGCGCTCGCCGGGACGACCGGGGGCAAAGTGCTCGCGGCCTACGCGCGCTTCGAGCCCGAGGCACCGCTGCGCGCGGACCGCTTGCACGGGCAGATCCTGTGCGTGACCGAGGATTGCGACGCTTCGGGCAGCGGCGGCAGCGGCGGCGCTGGCGGCGCTGGCGGCAGCGGCGGAATGGCAGGCGCGGGCGGCGCTGGTGGTATGGGTGGCGCTGGCGGCTCGGGCGGTATGGGTGGCGCTGGCGGTAGTGGCGGCGCGGGTGGCAGTGGCGGCGCGGGCGGCAATGGCGGCGGTGCCGGCGCCCCGCCCGGTGGCCCCGTGGTCGGCTGCGGCTGCGCCATTCCCTCGAGCGGCTCCACACCGGCGCCTCTGCTCTCGCTCGGCCTCCTCGGGCTCGTATGGGCCCGGCGGCGGCGCGCGCGCGCCTCGTGA